In Limnobaculum parvum, one DNA window encodes the following:
- a CDS encoding T6SS immunity protein Tli3 family protein, protein MTTPSPKKKKSIYIILLIVLAAVLSMVLLLGIWGQIQTRLSIGAAFGGAGFENLPMRTHHAAYDIEPQVIYRLDDNRYVELSNYEDCKPTGEDQWVAEAWYYDRNLGIKTELSTGMRSYQGRIINADPSGKNLIFPASSDRLNCSERGCGSSTIAYSTDYGRTLSYKRIGGSGTSSNPSEDSKEFTVVITKKELIYYNGEEGDYFFSRIELDGKTINGELVSHYDHVKTIPPYPVLMDHYQCDTSIKPKSVGRITVKEYDERRNSYVESLLSVVNGVISVLDKVESWQVTLRTNYAAYDIVPQVIYRLDDHRYVELSNYGGCLPTYEDEKVVELWYHDLRRNIKTRLFSKMRNYQGRVINADPSGKNLAFPVTPDRMTCEEELCGESMVYYSTDYGNTFKPFHFLTFRNGKDEATNPLMHSKQYTTIITNNELIVYEKYGRIYKVKKIVLNKENKNETPERIYSDEDSIPSYSVMMDSYFCDASIKPKSIGGISVEEYNRQRKGN, encoded by the coding sequence ATGACAACACCATCACCAAAAAAGAAGAAATCGATTTATATTATTTTGCTTATTGTATTAGCCGCAGTTCTCTCTATGGTGCTGTTGTTAGGTATTTGGGGACAAATTCAAACTCGGCTAAGTATAGGGGCCGCCTTTGGTGGTGCAGGGTTTGAGAATTTGCCTATGCGAACACATCATGCGGCTTATGATATAGAGCCGCAGGTGATTTATCGGTTGGATGATAACCGCTACGTAGAGCTGAGTAACTATGAGGATTGTAAACCTACGGGTGAAGATCAGTGGGTAGCAGAGGCTTGGTATTATGATAGAAATTTGGGTATAAAGACGGAATTATCAACAGGAATGCGCAGCTATCAGGGACGAATAATCAATGCTGACCCGAGCGGCAAGAATCTTATTTTTCCTGCGTCAAGTGATCGATTGAACTGTTCGGAAAGAGGATGCGGTAGTTCAACAATAGCTTACTCTACAGACTATGGTAGAACGTTGTCTTATAAAAGGATAGGTGGCTCCGGTACATCGTCAAACCCTTCAGAAGATTCGAAAGAATTTACCGTAGTGATAACGAAAAAAGAGCTGATTTATTATAACGGTGAGGAGGGTGATTACTTCTTTTCGAGAATTGAGCTTGATGGAAAAACCATTAATGGAGAATTAGTAAGTCATTATGATCACGTAAAAACCATACCACCTTACCCAGTATTGATGGACCACTATCAGTGTGACACCAGCATTAAACCCAAAAGTGTTGGGCGTATTACGGTAAAAGAATACGATGAGCGTCGCAATTCATATGTCGAATCGCTTTTATCAGTGGTGAACGGGGTTATATCGGTACTTGATAAGGTCGAATCCTGGCAGGTAACGCTACGCACGAACTATGCAGCCTATGACATAGTGCCGCAAGTGATTTATCGGTTAGATGATCATCGCTACGTGGAGCTAAGTAATTATGGTGGCTGTCTACCGACCTATGAAGATGAAAAAGTGGTGGAACTCTGGTATCACGACCTGAGACGTAATATTAAGACCAGACTCTTTTCGAAAATGCGTAACTATCAGGGGCGGGTTATCAACGCCGACCCAAGCGGTAAGAATTTGGCTTTTCCGGTTACACCGGACAGAATGACTTGTGAAGAGGAACTATGTGGAGAGTCGATGGTGTATTACTCTACTGATTATGGCAACACATTTAAACCTTTCCATTTTCTTACCTTTCGTAATGGTAAAGATGAGGCAACAAATCCTTTAATGCATTCGAAACAATATACTACCATCATTACTAATAATGAGTTGATAGTGTATGAAAAATACGGACGTATATACAAAGTTAAAAAAATTGTGCTGAATAAAGAGAATAAAAATGAAACGCCAGAAAGAATTTATAGTGATGAAGATAGCATACCGTCTTATAGCGTTATGATGGACAGTTATTTCTGTGATGCCAGCATTAAACCCAAAAGTATTGGTGGTATTTCAGTAGAAGAGTACAACAGACAAAGAAAAGGGAATTAA
- a CDS encoding PAAR domain-containing protein — protein sequence MKKVIRLNDITSHGGKVITATSSFNIDGVPVALINDLVSCPEHGINPIVECSRSFVENGKGIVVEQCKSACGSIVFSSQKNVIFE from the coding sequence ATGAAAAAAGTAATCAGACTTAATGACATCACCTCTCATGGTGGAAAGGTCATTACAGCAACATCATCATTTAATATAGATGGTGTGCCTGTTGCACTAATTAATGATTTAGTTTCTTGTCCTGAACATGGAATCAATCCGATTGTTGAATGCTCTCGTTCATTTGTAGAAAATGGGAAGGGCATTGTGGTTGAACAATGTAAAAGTGCATGTGGTTCGATTGTTTTTTCCAGTCAGAAAAATGTGATTTTTGAATAA
- a CDS encoding T6SS effector phospholipase Tle3 domain-containing protein: MGKHDGATRKLNISNNASGQVTASAAARPSNVDVTPEVSPKSHLPGVIIFVHGVNSEGEWYEEAEQALCDGLNKRLFLEKGNKFELKPNLYRGDKKSEVDRILNKGDMSYLIESNNSPVIRFYWGYRAGVDLGDYLVPLRNNKGDSYQQYLLDRKLSDKEIAELGPYFWGGGPFQNASTTLNPMWGDFSFSEEIAGGLLSTQWFNPEDDRLLTTAPSRKYYSHAAWRLAMLIQRIRDDYPDDTVTIVSHSKGTMVAAAAALISAPDALFLLNSPYRMMNIMTDYSAVDKSEWVSDAGREETLKAVVKAVAENENKLAKSGLEKHISLGKGKDGRAWTPNALHGGVNGKDIRERDNHGRTYIYCNAHDRVMGSVALVSIGWQGLPNSKDGKMHPLLAECEGKLFQRLMARSTPCGGEPNAKTNFGTLPDMYKEPFWDNMGFAVEINSWAVKVAYPVFLLKDSFMPIWETPPEWQTMNINAEEVPEPLTDSEMKVFDENNRHKDRMKQGPFGEGWGQKTVKDNKIIDNDDGYRYYLPIFQMKELGYQKDKLKAPHRYSVTLLNTLPEGIEPSPAAEKQRLINRSKGELGINNGWIVWQYKNYVNGNTPQKAGVSDGNRIFHYYCYLEFNTKKYEDALKQTDEKAKTYISRPTDHSTLPRNQKIMSRVLAFDLPIGFGRSLDNIKEALITQADWTLPNSDFYMEKGVLAQNSGGAALIEEYFANQTKLSPAMPSTVNHSRLTQKELDVLLNEGHEVAKDYEEAKEHGIVYD, encoded by the coding sequence ATGGGTAAACATGATGGAGCAACCAGAAAGCTCAATATTTCAAATAATGCTAGTGGTCAGGTGACGGCTTCTGCGGCAGCAAGGCCGAGTAATGTCGATGTAACCCCTGAAGTTTCTCCAAAATCTCACCTTCCCGGCGTGATCATTTTTGTCCATGGCGTTAATTCGGAGGGCGAGTGGTATGAAGAGGCCGAGCAAGCACTATGTGATGGCTTAAATAAGCGATTGTTTTTAGAAAAAGGCAATAAATTTGAATTAAAGCCGAATCTATATCGAGGTGATAAAAAATCTGAGGTTGATCGTATCCTTAATAAGGGTGATATGAGTTATTTAATAGAATCAAATAACTCGCCTGTCATTCGCTTTTATTGGGGGTACCGTGCTGGAGTAGATTTGGGGGATTATCTGGTACCGCTAAGAAATAACAAAGGGGATAGTTATCAGCAGTATCTGCTGGATCGGAAGTTATCGGATAAAGAGATTGCCGAGCTGGGACCCTATTTTTGGGGCGGAGGGCCATTTCAGAATGCTTCAACCACTCTTAATCCAATGTGGGGGGACTTTAGCTTTAGCGAGGAGATTGCCGGTGGTTTACTGTCGACTCAATGGTTTAATCCGGAAGATGACCGTCTGCTAACGACGGCACCGTCGCGCAAGTACTATTCTCACGCAGCCTGGCGACTGGCGATGCTTATTCAACGTATTCGAGATGACTACCCGGACGATACAGTAACAATTGTTTCCCACAGTAAAGGGACAATGGTGGCGGCGGCGGCGGCATTAATTAGTGCCCCTGATGCACTGTTTTTACTTAACTCACCTTATCGTATGATGAATATCATGACTGATTATTCAGCAGTGGATAAGTCTGAGTGGGTGAGCGACGCGGGTAGAGAGGAAACGCTGAAGGCTGTGGTTAAGGCTGTGGCCGAAAATGAGAATAAACTTGCCAAAAGTGGTTTGGAGAAGCATATATCTTTGGGAAAAGGTAAAGACGGTAGAGCATGGACGCCAAATGCATTACATGGAGGAGTCAATGGTAAGGATATTCGAGAAAGGGATAATCACGGTCGTACCTATATTTATTGCAATGCTCATGACAGAGTAATGGGGTCCGTCGCGCTGGTAAGTATAGGTTGGCAGGGGCTTCCCAACAGTAAAGACGGTAAGATGCATCCGTTACTGGCAGAGTGTGAAGGTAAGTTATTTCAACGATTAATGGCCAGATCAACACCATGCGGAGGTGAGCCGAATGCTAAAACTAATTTTGGTACACTACCTGATATGTATAAAGAGCCGTTTTGGGATAATATGGGTTTTGCAGTAGAAATTAATAGTTGGGCAGTAAAAGTGGCTTATCCGGTATTTCTTCTGAAAGATAGTTTTATGCCAATTTGGGAAACGCCACCAGAATGGCAAACAATGAATATCAATGCTGAAGAGGTACCGGAACCTTTGACGGACAGTGAGATGAAGGTTTTCGATGAGAATAATCGACATAAAGACAGAATGAAGCAAGGGCCGTTTGGTGAAGGATGGGGGCAAAAAACAGTAAAAGATAATAAGATAATAGATAATGATGACGGCTATCGTTATTATCTGCCGATTTTTCAGATGAAGGAGCTTGGCTACCAAAAGGATAAACTAAAAGCGCCTCATAGATACTCAGTCACATTATTAAATACTTTGCCAGAGGGAATAGAACCCAGTCCAGCGGCGGAAAAACAACGCCTCATTAACCGAAGTAAAGGCGAGTTGGGAATAAATAATGGCTGGATAGTCTGGCAGTATAAAAACTATGTCAATGGCAATACCCCACAAAAAGCAGGTGTGAGTGATGGTAACAGGATATTTCATTACTACTGCTATTTGGAGTTCAATACTAAAAAGTATGAAGATGCATTAAAACAAACGGATGAAAAGGCCAAGACTTATATTTCTCGGCCAACCGATCATAGTACTTTGCCCAGAAACCAGAAGATTATGAGCCGAGTGTTAGCATTTGATCTGCCGATAGGCTTTGGCCGTAGTTTGGATAATATTAAGGAGGCTCTGATAACGCAGGCTGACTGGACCCTACCTAATAGTGACTTTTATATGGAAAAAGGAGTTCTGGCACAGAACTCTGGAGGGGCTGCTTTGATAGAAGAATATTTTGCGAATCAAACTAAATTGTCTCCTGCAATGCCATCGACGGTGAACCATAGTAGGCTCACACAAAAAGAGTTGGATGTATTACTTAATGAAGGACATGAGGTGGCAAAAGATTATGAAGAAGCCAAAGAACACGGTATTGTTTATGACTAA
- a CDS encoding DUF2345 domain-containing protein → MKDQLITKGKDLLDEQLQAYGLGGMVGQSSSSNRSGSAASFSSLGDGINRYQLAIDGLNAQLSVLSVQGHEHLSEAWQYDIQFTAQHGLSMEQVLSEKAVFTLAPGGISSLSGVAGQLSNELMSAFNAFGGMFSDKIGSASNSLSGGFSINSVSQMASRGMGRVNQASSAMSQLGGMADSVGGIAGKASGLLGKAGSSLSTLSGITRSLGGSESETRILYGVVTAFSQLATSADEARYAITLAPRLALLENTQNSAIYQNQTVPQVVEQVLRQHEMTGVDFRFELTESYPVKEYISQWQESDLTFIRRLLADSGIWFRFETHTKHNCDVVVFGDCEQQYQDGPTASYRQPSGNNDNGVESVWDMSVARKTVPKNVLTQDYNYRNAQTGMKSDVNSAQKDNTTRGQHYVYGEHYRDKGEDTNHANAQDDLVGQFSNMMPNGLGDIPGVSQLSGVAGSVGGAVSGVKGGVSLPSPAGIAGGTSAAGMGDIASAAAGSVGSSARSAVSGVTGTVQNMAGQAKGAFDSVGSSLGGLSDKGGDLLNGLSGSDSESDAAASEEPEGVGQGAWYARLRHQRFMTEQITISGKTTLSHLAPGQILTVSGSPIAEAGSGILIVSVETQGDRQQAYVISFTGIPYDVLRPYRPVRLPWPTISGTLPARVTSPDNDTYSYIDAQGRYRVKMDFDLNDNWRKGEESLWMRLAKSYAGETYGIHFPLIDGTEVAIAFTEGNPDRPYIAHAMHDSRHGDVVTLANHKRNLIRTPANNKLRMDDERGKEHIKVATEYGKTQLNMGHLVDAERKQRGEGFELRTDEWGAIRAGKGLFISADGQPKASGLSLEMEAALSQLEQAKMDMQSLTEAARKAKALVADIDAQQALLGQRLNNLSAQVILASAPQGIGLTSGEHMQIATAQNMTLTAGDQIDIGAIKDVTVAAGGGIGLYALESGMKLFASNNDIDIQAHQGQISTWSTKDTLISSGKRMVISAQDELILVCGGGYIKIAGGKVEIGAPGELLLKTAGITKQGASSQEGAMKSFDPNTFKERFVITNQSTGETLPNQKYRVTTSSGNIIEGITGEDGLTELMEFSAIDRVKIELL, encoded by the coding sequence ATGAAAGACCAACTGATAACAAAGGGTAAAGATCTGCTGGACGAACAGCTTCAGGCCTATGGTCTTGGGGGAATGGTCGGCCAGAGTAGCAGTAGTAACCGCAGTGGTTCAGCCGCCAGCTTTTCATCATTAGGTGATGGCATCAACCGTTATCAGTTGGCGATAGACGGATTGAACGCTCAACTTTCTGTGTTAAGCGTACAGGGCCATGAACACCTGAGTGAGGCTTGGCAATACGACATTCAGTTTACCGCGCAGCACGGCCTGAGCATGGAACAGGTGCTGAGTGAAAAAGCGGTGTTTACGCTGGCGCCCGGCGGTATCAGCAGCCTAAGCGGCGTTGCCGGTCAGTTAAGTAATGAACTGATGAGCGCGTTTAACGCCTTTGGCGGGATGTTCAGCGACAAGATTGGCAGTGCGTCCAACTCGCTTTCCGGTGGTTTTTCCATTAACAGCGTGAGCCAGATGGCGAGTCGCGGCATGGGCAGGGTGAATCAGGCCAGCTCGGCGATGAGCCAACTGGGGGGAATGGCGGACTCGGTTGGCGGCATCGCCGGTAAAGCCTCAGGCTTACTGGGCAAAGCCGGCTCCAGCCTGTCGACCCTCAGCGGTATCACCCGTTCACTAGGCGGTAGTGAAAGCGAAACCCGAATTTTATACGGGGTGGTCACCGCGTTCAGTCAGTTAGCCACATCGGCAGACGAAGCCCGTTACGCCATTACGCTCGCCCCGCGTTTAGCCCTGCTGGAGAACACCCAAAACAGCGCCATCTACCAGAACCAGACGGTTCCCCAAGTGGTAGAGCAGGTGCTGCGTCAACACGAAATGACCGGGGTGGATTTCCGCTTTGAGCTCACGGAAAGCTACCCGGTCAAAGAGTACATCTCTCAATGGCAAGAGAGCGACCTGACCTTTATTCGCCGGTTACTGGCGGACAGCGGTATCTGGTTTCGCTTTGAAACCCACACCAAACACAACTGTGATGTGGTGGTGTTTGGCGATTGTGAACAGCAATATCAGGACGGCCCAACCGCCAGCTATCGTCAGCCTTCTGGCAATAACGATAACGGGGTGGAATCGGTATGGGATATGTCGGTAGCCCGCAAGACCGTGCCCAAAAATGTGCTGACCCAAGACTATAACTACCGTAACGCCCAAACCGGCATGAAGTCCGACGTTAACAGCGCGCAAAAAGATAACACCACCCGCGGTCAACATTATGTTTACGGTGAGCACTATCGCGACAAAGGAGAAGACACCAACCACGCCAATGCACAGGATGATTTAGTCGGTCAGTTCAGCAATATGATGCCAAACGGCTTAGGGGATATCCCCGGCGTCAGCCAGTTAAGCGGCGTGGCAGGCTCGGTGGGCGGTGCGGTCAGCGGCGTTAAGGGTGGGGTTTCATTACCCTCGCCAGCGGGTATCGCCGGAGGAACATCGGCTGCGGGTATGGGCGATATCGCTAGCGCTGCCGCGGGTTCAGTGGGTTCCTCTGCTCGTTCAGCGGTTTCCGGCGTGACCGGTACGGTACAGAACATGGCGGGGCAGGCCAAAGGGGCTTTCGACAGCGTCGGCAGTTCGCTGGGAGGCTTATCCGATAAAGGTGGAGACCTGCTCAATGGCTTGAGCGGCAGCGACAGTGAAAGTGACGCTGCTGCCAGCGAAGAGCCCGAGGGCGTGGGTCAAGGCGCGTGGTATGCTCGCCTGCGCCATCAGCGCTTTATGACCGAACAAATCACCATCAGCGGAAAGACCACCTTATCCCATCTGGCTCCGGGGCAAATTCTGACCGTATCCGGTTCGCCAATAGCCGAAGCGGGCAGCGGCATTCTGATTGTTTCAGTAGAGACGCAGGGCGACCGTCAACAGGCCTATGTCATCAGCTTCACCGGTATTCCTTACGACGTACTGCGCCCTTACCGCCCAGTTCGTTTGCCTTGGCCGACCATCAGCGGCACCTTACCGGCAAGGGTCACCAGCCCGGATAACGACACCTACAGTTATATCGACGCACAGGGGCGCTATCGGGTGAAGATGGACTTCGACCTGAACGACAACTGGCGTAAAGGGGAAGAGAGTTTATGGATGCGGCTGGCGAAATCCTACGCCGGTGAAACCTACGGCATCCACTTCCCGCTGATTGACGGCACCGAAGTGGCTATCGCCTTCACCGAAGGCAACCCCGACCGACCGTATATCGCCCACGCCATGCACGACTCCCGTCATGGGGATGTGGTCACTCTTGCCAACCATAAACGCAACCTGATCCGCACCCCAGCCAATAACAAATTGCGAATGGACGACGAGCGCGGCAAAGAGCACATCAAAGTCGCCACCGAATACGGCAAAACCCAACTGAATATGGGGCATCTGGTGGATGCCGAACGTAAACAGCGGGGAGAAGGGTTTGAGCTACGCACCGATGAGTGGGGGGCGATACGGGCGGGGAAAGGGCTGTTTATTAGTGCGGATGGGCAACCGAAAGCCTCGGGGTTGAGTCTTGAGATGGAAGCTGCATTAAGTCAACTGGAGCAGGCTAAAATGGATATGCAAAGCCTGACTGAAGCTGCTCGTAAAGCGAAAGCGTTGGTGGCTGATATCGATGCGCAACAGGCCCTACTAGGACAACGTTTAAATAATTTAAGTGCACAAGTAATTTTAGCCAGCGCACCTCAAGGTATTGGTTTAACCAGTGGTGAACATATGCAAATTGCTACAGCTCAAAATATGACTTTAACTGCTGGTGATCAGATTGATATTGGTGCCATTAAGGATGTCACGGTGGCCGCTGGTGGAGGGATAGGATTATATGCCCTTGAATCCGGTATGAAGCTATTTGCTTCTAATAATGATATTGATATTCAAGCTCATCAGGGACAAATAAGTACCTGGTCAACGAAGGATACCCTGATTAGCAGTGGAAAGCGGATGGTGATATCTGCGCAAGATGAGCTCATTCTGGTTTGTGGTGGTGGTTATATTAAAATCGCGGGGGGAAAGGTAGAGATTGGTGCTCCCGGTGAGTTACTGCTTAAGACCGCGGGTATTACCAAACAGGGTGCATCCAGTCAGGAGGGTGCAATGAAGTCTTTTGACCCTAATACATTTAAAGAACGTTTTGTTATTACTAATCAAAGTACCGGAGAAACATTACCGAATCAGAAGTACCGGGTGACTACCTCCTCCGGTAACATTATTGAAGGAATAACAGGAGAAGATGGTTTAACTGAATTGATGGAATTTAGTGCCATTGATCGTGTGAAAATCGAACTGTTATAA
- a CDS encoding ImcF-related family protein, which yields MINNQIKAKHQEEQKSPPITEHNKKTDAVNSPFLDLATHLRHRYGLFSWRRKLRWLLVTGEAVDVEQAAPGLIAQGWQTSNDTLLIWGGSSQTPPDEAWLKQLKKLRWRRPIDAQVWVVSALHYEPTKVQKAFQDKALWHMHSRNKLLRWAAPLYLLDLRTMTWTQDEREELQVGTLFPAKPQPDTLTKLLSAVVKQTTGLGMEQVMINNRHAFLLQLAQDLEQRDIPRLRAWLPAFVTTQGGNQLRGLLFTSKVTRPDTLAEHAFLPTPAWQVVTDDSRKAKGRGVGIQWVNSAVATVLGIVLLFGVGCIVSYIGNRGLISSAEDLAKQSTDPRASLTERLTRQQAFKQQISQLQYRAEHGSPWYLRFGLSTNNKLLTVLWPYYHTANQQNIQQPIVDNLYGKLSELVQMPPNSPERAALAKAGYDRLKAYLMLSRPDRVDAPLLGNILIENNKQAPATVSDGVWQSVGPELMQFYASNLSRHPDWAIKPDRTLVSDARQVLINQIGMQNAETSIYQGILRRVGQNYGNMSLSQVLNGMDSRTLFTTDEEVPGMFTRDAWEGMVEKEIDKAVKNRREEIDWVLTDGGKQPANDISPEVLKQRLNERYFTDYSAAWLNFLNSISWTRAESMSDVIDQLTLLADARQSPLIGLMNTVKYQGQTAQKGRALTETLVKSAQAAFGSKAKRLDAIPIDDDTPVGPLDGTFAPLLRIVQATTKEGCDNLSLQTYLTRVTRVRLKLQQITSAPDPQAMTQSLAKTVFEGKAIDLTDTRDYGSLIAASMGEEWAGFGSNLFVQPLEQAWQAVLEPAAMSFNNAWRESIVDPWYRAFNGRYPFKATANDVSLPELGRFLRPDTGLIERFVSTQLGGMLHKQGDVWVADALNSQGLTLNPQFISALNQLSRISAMLYANGDAGMTFELMARPSPGVTKTELLLDGATLSYFNQMESWKTLRWPGDAYTPGAQLSWSTEQTGLRLLDSPKGSWGWVRLLDKANITQLDSTRYRLVWKADDGSELNYILRVQNNSGPVELLSLKGFTLPANVFLTSRTPVMPDASGDMTQPAKPATKTTASPRKHTPVSTADASTVMPAKYRKKKAAADKVAQSIAEQATATPDETATDESVQPEPAEETTIVPMMRREHDAN from the coding sequence ATGATTAATAATCAAATAAAAGCTAAGCATCAAGAAGAACAAAAGTCCCCACCAATTACTGAACATAATAAAAAAACTGATGCTGTTAATTCTCCTTTTTTAGATTTGGCAACCCACCTCCGCCACCGCTACGGCCTTTTCTCTTGGCGTCGCAAATTACGCTGGCTGTTAGTCACCGGTGAAGCGGTAGACGTAGAGCAGGCGGCACCGGGGTTAATCGCTCAGGGCTGGCAAACCAGTAACGATACGCTATTGATTTGGGGTGGTTCATCCCAAACGCCGCCGGATGAAGCGTGGTTAAAGCAGTTGAAAAAACTGCGCTGGCGCAGGCCGATTGATGCGCAGGTCTGGGTGGTGTCTGCGCTTCACTATGAGCCGACCAAAGTGCAGAAAGCATTTCAGGATAAGGCACTGTGGCACATGCACAGCCGCAATAAGCTGTTGCGCTGGGCAGCGCCGCTGTATCTGCTGGACCTTCGCACCATGACGTGGACGCAGGATGAACGGGAAGAGCTTCAGGTGGGTACACTGTTCCCCGCCAAACCCCAGCCGGATACCCTGACCAAGCTGCTGTCAGCGGTGGTGAAACAAACCACCGGCTTGGGTATGGAGCAGGTGATGATCAACAATCGTCACGCCTTCCTGCTGCAACTGGCTCAGGACTTAGAACAGCGCGATATTCCTCGTTTGCGCGCGTGGTTACCGGCGTTTGTGACGACTCAGGGCGGTAATCAACTGCGTGGGTTGCTGTTTACGTCTAAAGTGACCCGACCCGATACGCTGGCGGAACACGCCTTTCTCCCTACGCCAGCATGGCAGGTGGTGACGGACGACAGCCGCAAAGCCAAAGGGCGGGGCGTGGGTATTCAGTGGGTAAACAGCGCGGTGGCAACGGTATTAGGTATTGTGCTGCTGTTTGGTGTGGGCTGCATTGTCTCCTACATCGGCAACCGGGGTCTTATCTCTTCGGCGGAAGATTTGGCGAAGCAGAGCACCGATCCTCGCGCCAGCCTGACCGAACGCTTAACGCGCCAGCAGGCGTTTAAACAGCAAATTTCCCAACTGCAATACCGCGCTGAGCACGGTAGCCCGTGGTATCTGCGCTTTGGTTTGAGCACCAACAATAAGCTGCTGACGGTGCTGTGGCCTTATTACCACACCGCCAATCAGCAGAACATTCAGCAGCCTATCGTGGATAACCTGTACGGCAAACTGAGTGAATTGGTGCAAATGCCCCCCAACAGCCCGGAACGCGCAGCGCTAGCCAAAGCGGGTTACGACCGGCTAAAAGCCTATCTGATGCTGTCCCGCCCCGACCGAGTTGATGCGCCGCTGCTGGGCAATATTCTGATTGAAAATAACAAACAGGCTCCGGCTACCGTCTCTGACGGCGTGTGGCAAAGCGTTGGCCCGGAGCTGATGCAGTTCTATGCCAGCAATCTCTCCCGCCATCCAGATTGGGCGATTAAGCCAGACAGAACGCTGGTTAGCGATGCCCGTCAGGTCTTGATCAACCAGATCGGTATGCAAAATGCGGAAACCTCGATTTATCAGGGTATTTTACGGCGCGTGGGGCAAAACTACGGCAATATGTCGCTGAGTCAGGTGCTCAACGGCATGGACAGCCGCACGCTGTTTACCACCGACGAAGAGGTGCCGGGCATGTTTACCCGCGATGCGTGGGAAGGCATGGTGGAGAAAGAGATTGATAAGGCGGTGAAAAACCGCCGTGAAGAGATTGACTGGGTACTGACGGACGGCGGCAAACAGCCCGCCAACGACATTTCGCCAGAGGTACTCAAACAGCGGTTAAACGAACGTTATTTTACCGACTACAGCGCCGCTTGGCTGAACTTCCTGAACAGCATCAGTTGGACGCGGGCAGAGTCCATGTCCGATGTGATTGACCAATTGACCCTGCTGGCGGACGCGCGCCAGTCGCCGCTGATTGGGCTGATGAATACCGTCAAATATCAGGGCCAGACCGCCCAAAAAGGACGGGCATTAACCGAAACGCTGGTGAAATCAGCGCAGGCGGCGTTTGGCAGCAAAGCCAAACGGCTGGATGCCATTCCGATAGACGACGATACGCCCGTCGGCCCGCTGGATGGCACCTTCGCGCCGCTATTGCGTATTGTGCAGGCCACCACCAAAGAGGGCTGCGATAACCTTAGCCTGCAAACCTACCTGACCCGCGTGACTCGGGTTCGCCTCAAACTTCAGCAAATTACCAGCGCGCCGGACCCGCAGGCCATGACGCAATCGCTGGCTAAAACCGTGTTTGAAGGTAAAGCCATCGACTTAACCGACACCCGCGATTACGGCAGCCTGATTGCCGCCAGTATGGGAGAAGAGTGGGCGGGTTTTGGCAGCAATCTGTTTGTACAGCCGCTGGAGCAGGCGTGGCAGGCGGTACTCGAGCCGGCGGCCATGAGCTTTAATAATGCTTGGCGTGAAAGCATTGTCGACCCGTGGTACCGGGCCTTTAATGGCCGCTATCCGTTTAAAGCCACGGCGAACGATGTTTCCCTGCCTGAATTGGGGCGTTTTTTGCGTCCCGATACCGGCCTGATTGAGCGCTTTGTCAGCACTCAACTGGGGGGAATGCTGCATAAGCAAGGGGACGTTTGGGTTGCCGATGCGCTGAACTCTCAGGGATTAACCCTTAATCCGCAGTTTATCAGCGCGTTAAATCAGCTCAGTCGCATTTCCGCCATGCTGTATGCCAACGGTGATGCGGGAATGACCTTTGAATTGATGGCACGCCCCAGCCCGGGGGTCACCAAAACCGAACTGCTGTTGGATGGCGCAACCCTGAGCTATTTCAACCAAATGGAAAGCTGGAAAACCCTGCGCTGGCCGGGCGATGCTTACACTCCCGGCGCGCAGCTAAGCTGGAGTACCGAACAAACCGGGCTGCGCCTGTTGGACAGTCCAAAAGGCAGTTGGGGCTGGGTTCGCCTGCTGGATAAAGCCAACATCACTCAACTGGACAGCACCCGCTATCGACTGGTGTGGAAGGCGGATGACGGCAGCGAACTCAACTATATCCTGCGAGTTCAGAACAATAGCGGCCCGGTCGAGCTGCTGAGTCTGAAAGGCTTCACCTTACCGGCTAACGTATTCCTGACCTCTCGGACGCCGGTGATGCCGGACGCCTCGGGAGATATGACGCAACCGGCCAAACCAGCAACCAAGACAACCGCCAGCCCACGAAAACATACGCCCGTGTCTACCGCCGACGCCTCTACGGTGATGCCGGCGAAGTACCGCAAGAAAAAGGCCGCGGCGGATAAGGTGGCGCAATCCATCGCCGAACAGGCAACCGCGACCCCGGACGAAACGGCGACTGACGAAAGTGTACAGCCCGAACCGGCTGAGGAAACAACCATCGTCCCGATGATGAGAAGAGAACACGATGCTAACTAA